One stretch of Streptomyces sp. R21 DNA includes these proteins:
- a CDS encoding ABC transporter ATP-binding protein, protein MEELSVAEPDPKGGTVIATRALTKRYRGGQLAVDGLDLTVPEGSVFGFLGPNGSGKTTTIRMLMGLIEPTSGTARVLGRPMPRSSRAVLPQVGALIEGPALYGFLSGRDNLLRYDAADPVADPRTRRTRVAAALDRVGLTAAAGKKAKAYSLGMKQRLGLAAALLQPRRLLVLDEPTNGLDPQGMREIRALIRELASDGTTVFLSSHLLDEIEQVCTHAAVMAQGRLITQGAVADLAAGARGRLVVTTPDMTDAARVLKEQGVGDLVVTDTGVTGEPPDQDRELAELNAALVTAGVRVRGFGVERASLEDAFVALTGEGFDVAG, encoded by the coding sequence ATGGAGGAACTGTCCGTCGCGGAGCCCGACCCGAAGGGCGGCACGGTGATCGCCACGCGCGCGCTCACCAAGCGCTACCGCGGCGGACAGCTGGCCGTCGACGGCCTGGACCTGACCGTCCCGGAGGGTAGCGTCTTCGGCTTCCTCGGCCCCAACGGCTCCGGCAAGACCACCACCATCCGCATGCTGATGGGCCTGATCGAGCCGACCTCGGGCACGGCGCGGGTCCTGGGGCGTCCGATGCCCCGCTCCTCCCGCGCCGTGCTCCCGCAGGTCGGCGCCCTCATCGAGGGCCCGGCCCTCTACGGCTTCCTCTCCGGGCGCGACAACCTCCTGCGCTACGACGCCGCGGACCCGGTCGCCGACCCGCGCACCCGGCGTACGCGCGTGGCGGCCGCACTCGACCGGGTCGGCCTGACGGCGGCCGCCGGGAAGAAGGCGAAGGCGTACTCGCTGGGCATGAAGCAGCGGCTCGGGCTCGCGGCCGCGCTGCTCCAGCCCCGCCGCCTGCTGGTCCTGGACGAGCCGACCAACGGTCTGGACCCGCAGGGCATGCGTGAGATCCGGGCCCTGATAAGGGAGTTGGCGTCCGACGGCACGACCGTCTTCCTCTCCTCCCATCTCCTCGACGAGATCGAGCAGGTGTGCACGCACGCGGCCGTGATGGCGCAGGGGCGGCTGATCACGCAGGGAGCGGTGGCGGACCTCGCCGCGGGTGCGCGGGGCCGGCTCGTCGTGACCACCCCGGACATGACGGACGCGGCGCGCGTACTGAAGGAGCAGGGGGTCGGCGACCTGGTCGTGACGGACACCGGAGTGACCGGCGAACCCCCGGACCAGGACCGCGAACTCGCCGAGCTGAACGCCGCGTTGGTGACGGCGGGCGTCCGGGTGCGCGGCTTCGGGGTCGAACGGGCCTCGCTGGAGGACGCGTTCGTGGCGCTGACGGGGGAGGGGTTCGATGTCGCAGGCTGA